The stretch of DNA TATTTTCAGTTTCCTACCTCATTCACCTGGGGGTTTTGACTGTAACTCATCCAATGTGAGCCAGCTGAGCTGGATTTGATTTGTAGTTTGTGACTAGTAGTTGGGTCAGTTGTGATTTCATTTGGCTGCCTGTCAGTCGGCTGTTGGCAATGAGAGAGCAGCACCACTCCAAGGCTACAGCACAGCGCCACTCACAAACAAAATACCTTATTATCAACACCCAGGATAATAGAGCTAACGGCAGGCCTGGGATTATTCCTGTCAGAGGAGTACAACGGACCCTCATAGCACTCTGCCGTGTACCTAGTGGAACAAAAACAGGCTGGAGACTAGACATATTTTGTTTGCTTTGCTAAGTGTGTTTACAGTACTAAAGAAGGGGGGAAGAGGGCTTTACAGTGAGTGctctcagacagacacacatcctagTTGACAGTCTGTTTAAAGAGTTACAGGGTTATATATGTGAGCCATGTTTTTGAAAGCTCATAAATATTCCTTATGTTTCTTTCCAGGGAAGAAGTGTACTTATGGAGTGAAGTGCAAGTTCTACCACCCAGAGCGCTCCAACCAATCGCAGCTGTCTGTAGCAGATGAGCTTAGAGCCAAGAGCAAACCTGCTGCTCTGACAGACAGGGAGTGGTCATTTCTCCCCTCAGGCCTCGGCCAGGAGGCCCATATCTACACATCCCTTTATGAGCCGGATCACACTACTAATCATCTACACAGATATCCTTCCACACCGCCTCACCTTAGAAAAAATGAACATTCCCATTCCCACAGGGCTTCACCAAGTGATCAGTTCACCGGCCAGAGAGAAACAGGCAGCCCAGCTCTCCACCACAAGTCCAGCCACCACTTCTGCCCCAGCCCAGACACTGACGAGGCCTTTGGCTCCATGGAGGCCTCCCTGTCCAGACTATATGTTCAGGACCAGACAAACAACACCAAGGGGCCCGGGGTGTCTTACACATACAGCAGCGGGGTGGCCGGCTGCAGCCAGGGCAGTGGGGACGTCTACCCCTCCAGCACTTACAGCAGCCACAGTCACTGCAGCAACACACAGAGGCTCAGCCTGGGTGGGCCTTCCTCGGGAGTCCACTATGCCCCCCAAAGACTGCTACAGTGTGGCTGTGACCACTCACAGAGCTGTGAGTGCAGTCGGTGCATGTACGGCCACCAGCATCTCCAGCCACAGCTAAGAAAGAGCTCCTATGTTGTTCACAGTAACCCCATCCATTTCACAGAGCAGCAGTACTTTCAGAGTCCTCCCCCACAAAGGCAGAGTCATAGCCTCCCagaacacagcctgggacagGGCCTCTCTGGTGAGATAGTGGAGATGACCAGGTCCAATGAAGGTAAAGCTCCAGAGAGTGAGCAGAGGAAGAGTGTGAAGAACCAGCTCAGCACCCTCTTCCCCCCCAGCATGGTAGACTATGTGATGAGTCTGTACCCACACACCCTCAACAAGTCAGAGCTGGTTCCTCTGATCCAGAGGTTCAGAACCAGCCACGTTCCCTTCTAACATGCAAGACCTTTCTCTGTAAGCATTAAACACAGTAGTTCTTCCTCAGCAGACTAAACAACCTTGAAAATGTAGCAGTCTGTGCTGAATTTCCTATGTATGTATAAGTCAAGTGCAATGCACTACCATCTCCTGAATGATGCTAGTTCATTTTGAATCTAGCATTGACTTAAAGATTATCAAAGCAGCATGTGTTGTTTTAACATGTAGCCTCAAACTGAGGGAAGCTATTCGACAAAATGGGTGTTAGCCTGTACGGTATGCAGAATAATACTGTCCTTGTCATTTGTTTGTTGTCCATATTAAACATAAGTCCTTGAAAATTGTCTGATGATCTGTCTCATTTACCAATTTACACTGCCAAGCTTCCTGAACTTTATCATACCAACTATTTTAggtctctactaccatctactggAGTGAGGAGATGTGACAATCGTCATCACATCACTGCAAGCCAACAaccaatggaatggaatcaaaatGTGGAATATCTAGTAAGAAATCCAGAATTTCAgaatagatttttatttattttttacaaataacTTATCTGTTACAAAGACAGTTTTCCCAGCTAAAATCAAAAAAACACTTTAGTTATCCAAATTAGTATTTTTTTtatgaataaaacatttaacCGACTTCACACCGAGCTGCAGATAAAGCTGAACAATTTGTTTCTTTGGGGTttttacagatttttttttttttataagtgCTTAAGAGACAACTAAGAATTTGGCTTCTACCTAATCAGTTTTTGACAATACTAagctttggtaaaaaaaaaaagacatcttAATTTGTGACTGCATAGATTATCAATACAAATGCCATTCTAAGGCAGTAATGTGTGGCAGCATTTCACAACGTGAAAAACAAACAATAATAACCTATTCCACAATTAAGGTAAAATCATTACAATGGTAAACTTTTAAACTATCCTCATGAAAAAACAGCTCACAGGACAAATTAAACCAAATAAAAACATGATTATACAATGAGGACAGACACTATTTTGTCTCACTTTATTGGAAATATAACAATGGCACTGTCCTTATTGTTTTTTATTAGAGGAGATATTCTAAACTTCTGGCCAGGGGGAGATACGCTAAAGCACATACCTACATAAATATCTGCTGATTTAAAAGAGGAATACTTAAAAACATATTCATTTGGAACACTTACCCAATTTATACTGCATAGCAAAATATTTTGATTCTGAAAGCCCTCAGGAAACAGTCGCCTTCCACCAAGCTGTACATGGGCCTTAACACCTTAATACAATTACCAAAGTCTTTCTTTCATCCGCCCTCGAAAGCTTCTATTCTGATGCAAGTTTTAGGATGAACTGTAAAATTCATGCGTCTCTTGGCACTGAGGTGTAAAAGTCCCCAAATATTAAACCTACATTCCAGTTGTCAGATAAGATGGCAGTTTATCATTCTGATTATGAGCTTTTTTCACCTGTCCAAGAGCTCTTGCATCCTAAAAAAAACTCCTCCATCTTTCTTTTGACTTTGCTGCATCTGCAGATCGTACACAGGAAATTCAGCATATACACAAGCGATGAACGACAGACTGAGCGGAAGAAGCTTCATGACTGCATAGTTTTCATTCAACTGCTCCTCTTTTTTCCACAATGCTTCAATTCTCACAGAAATCAAGTAAAAAGCTTAAAAGGGACACCGTGCTTATTGGTTTGAAAGAAAATGGaaacaaaacaagacaaaacaaagtaAATCAAGTCTATAAAGCTATACTTACAGGAAATACAAGTGATTCATAGTGAGAAAGAAGGCATTTAAGGCACATTCAAAAATGATGTACAGTAAAAAGCATAAAGGTATTTCCTCCCTCCATGTACTGTACACATAAAGCATGCAATTGAGTTTCCGTTCTTTTTACTCTCGATTGAAGAGACGCAGATTGATAAGGGACATTACAGAAGACGAGAGAAAAGTTTTGGTGGCAGTAAGTTTCCCCCTGTCATCCTCTAGAAACAGCAACCAAACAAATTGTCAACAAGTAGTCTGTTAGTTTTCCCTTCAGGTGTGAGGTGACGGCTGACCAAAGTTCCCATTCCTGATTAGGCCATCACAGAAGAAAAAAATAATCAGCAAATGCACGTTGGCACCCATGTTGGCttacgtgtttgtgtgtgccaaCACACTGCAGGACAACTTGTTAATACTGTATATGGAAGCAGCGAGGCATCCCCAGGGGTAAAGTCGCCTGCCGAGCGTTgagtaggaggagggagaggggggtgaacCCACGCATGCAGAGACTCCAAGGTGAGGTATCATCCAACTCTGCTGGCTTAGTAAAGTAACACAACCTGTAAACACTATCCAGTCAAGCCTTCAATGGATAGCATTCTACAAACCTTGGAGGAGGGGGGAAAGAAACAGTCCCAAAATGGAAAAAACTACAAACCCCTGTCCATTCATTTTCTTACCActagaaaaagaaagaaaaaaacagtCTTTTCTAATGTAGTTTCTTTGATTCGCATTAAAAAGTGAAGCGGGCTGTTGGTATTGTTGGCGTCTTTGTGGCTCAGAAGTGCCGTGGGAACTCGCACTGTTCACAGCGGTTGAGGGCGGGGTGGTTGAGGAAGGTGCAGGCCGTGCAGCTCCACTGCGTCCCCTCGTCTTCCTCCTGGTCTGCTACAGTCTTAACGCTCCTACTGCTCGActctggatggagggagggaaggaaagagagcggTAGACGGAGAGGAGTTAGTCACCCAACAGACTCCagagataaacacacagacacacagtcagctGTAGAACATCAATCAAAATGGGGTCAGACTGTCAAGGGTTGTTCCTTCAAATTATACCCTTGAATATTAGGGGTGTATCTAGCTATCACCATATACAGCGCTGTTTTGGTTTCTGCAATAAAATAGGAAATTTTGTACTTGCACCACTGATGGGTTGAATTGGCAGTTGTTGGTAGTTGGTGAATCACTCTGGTTCTTTCACTCTCCAGGATGTGTATTGCACAAGAAAACGCTTATTGCTAAGGAAGTATCAGAGTGCTAGGAGAATCCTATCAAATGTTAAAAAAGCAACAACATGCAAACCTCTCATCAACAAATGTCAATGGTGCTTTCTTTGTGTGAAATGGCAAAATTCTGTCTGAAGGTCATCTGTTGTAAGATTGTTAGAAAAAGGTGTGCAGGGTGGCTTTGATTAACATTTAGTATTTGAACTTTATTAACCAGGGGAAACCCATTGAGGCCAGAGTCTCATTTACAAGGGCCCTGGGAACAATAAACCAACATCATCCATCTCAATACAACAGTAAAAATGTACAATTACACATCAATCAAAACAAGTGCAGTTCTCCTTCAGCACATTCCTCGTCAAAGTGCCGAACTGACAATTCGAGACCAGCGAGTCAAGCATCAAAGTGGCCTGCCGGTCATTCCATGCTATAGGGGCACAATTACTAAAAGCAATCTTCCCGGACTCTATGGAGATCTGCAAAACTTCTAGAACCAGCCAGTCTTGAGAGCGAGTCTGATGTTGGCTGGATTTCCAATTTAGAAGTGAGGTGAGGTAGTATGGGATATTCTGGAGAACTGCTTATATACAAATAATAATCAATGTTGGGCCCTTCTGGTAGTCAGAGACTCACAGCCAACATAACTATATAAAAGGCAATGATGTGTATAAAAATTGCCTCcagtgatagactgcatctaaaGGTTTTAAAACAGAGGCTGCTGGGTGCATGTAGATT from Salvelinus fontinalis isolate EN_2023a chromosome 20, ASM2944872v1, whole genome shotgun sequence encodes:
- the LOC129817544 gene encoding ribonuclease ZC3H12A-like, giving the protein MEQQHGKVERFLKLGYSHSDIVRVLESLRHDAQTNEILEELIKTCQITTTTTTTTPSIPSSRSAHSSPQLVPRGCSSPQPSQSLRPSSATDRDPTLGFRPVVIDGSNVAMSHGNKQVFSCRGLLLAVRWFLERGIRDITVFVPLWRKEQPRPEAPMTDQHILHELEKRKILVYTPSRCVNGKRVVCYDDRYIIKLAYESDGIVVSNDNYRDLQIEKPEWKTFIEERLLMYSFANDKFMPPDDPLGRNGPTIDNFLRIKQWTPENKKERCPYGKKCTYGVKCKFYHPERSNQSQLSVADELRAKSKPAALTDREWSFLPSGLGQEAHIYTSLYEPDHTTNHLHRYPSTPPHLRKNEHSHSHRASPSDQFTGQRETGSPALHHKSSHHFCPSPDTDEAFGSMEASLSRLYVQDQTNNTKGPGVSYTYSSGVAGCSQGSGDVYPSSTYSSHSHCSNTQRLSLGGPSSGVHYAPQRLLQCGCDHSQSCECSRCMYGHQHLQPQLRKSSYVVHSNPIHFTEQQYFQSPPPQRQSHSLPEHSLGQGLSGEIVEMTRSNEGKAPESEQRKSVKNQLSTLFPPSMVDYVMSLYPHTLNKSELVPLIQRFRTSHVPF